From Rhodothermales bacterium, the proteins below share one genomic window:
- a CDS encoding universal stress protein, giving the protein MAAYTRILHPTDFSESSESALAAALDVARRQGAELHLLHVAPTFGEDPLHSVYTAALDEKRFYRQLQDEADARMIALINAHEATDLRIKRVHTHGPSPAPMIIAYAQDENIDLIVIGTHGRRGLRRFLLGSVAEEVIRGAGCDVFAVRDHTRYEPAKRLLVPLDLTPTSGAQLKTAGVLAAMYGAAIDLLYVLPEPPLPAWGVDADVLYGLMPERKNEAIQTLEKLAAPLKEEGFVVRTVVEEGFASRVIHEVAERNFSDLIVIAPHSRSVVERFFLGSVTEWVIRHSERAVYIAHTSVAESAETAPASGASITTTS; this is encoded by the coding sequence ATGGCTGCCTATACGCGCATTCTGCATCCAACCGATTTTTCGGAATCGTCTGAGTCGGCCCTGGCCGCGGCGCTGGATGTGGCCCGCCGGCAGGGGGCGGAACTCCACCTCCTGCATGTGGCGCCTACCTTCGGCGAGGACCCGCTGCACAGCGTGTACACGGCCGCGCTTGACGAGAAGCGGTTCTATCGTCAACTCCAGGACGAAGCCGACGCGCGGATGATCGCCCTCATCAACGCGCACGAAGCGACCGATCTGCGGATCAAACGCGTCCATACACACGGCCCGTCGCCGGCGCCGATGATCATTGCCTACGCGCAGGACGAAAACATCGACCTGATCGTCATCGGCACACACGGCCGGCGCGGTTTGCGGCGTTTCCTCCTGGGCAGCGTCGCCGAAGAAGTCATCCGGGGCGCCGGGTGCGACGTCTTCGCCGTGCGCGATCACACCCGGTACGAACCGGCCAAACGCCTGCTGGTCCCCCTCGATCTGACGCCGACCAGCGGGGCGCAACTGAAAACGGCCGGCGTGCTCGCCGCGATGTACGGCGCCGCCATCGACCTGCTCTACGTGCTCCCCGAACCCCCGCTCCCGGCCTGGGGCGTCGATGCCGACGTGCTCTACGGGCTGATGCCCGAGCGGAAAAACGAGGCCATCCAAACCCTCGAAAAACTGGCCGCTCCCTTGAAAGAGGAAGGCTTTGTCGTTCGCACCGTGGTCGAAGAGGGTTTTGCCAGCCGGGTCATCCACGAGGTTGCCGAGCGCAATTTCTCGGACCTGATCGTCATCGCGCCGCACAGTCGGAGCGTCGTCGAGCGCTTCTTCCTCGGCAGCGTGACCGAATGGGTGATCCGGCATTCCGAGCGGGCGGTCTACATCGCCCATACGTCGGTGGCGGAATCCGCCGAAACTGCGCCGGCCTCGGGAGCTTCCATCACGACCACTTCTTGA
- a CDS encoding nitroreductase — translation MISSYAPQNPWNIAEGGFPSRGSASQKLKFLLNYAVLAPSLHNTQPWSFRVLDDEVEFFADASRAMTVLDPEHRQLVISCGAALFNLRMAIKHYEHTPIVHTFPDQDKPHLLARVRIVAPGEATPLEQQLFAAIKKRRTHRGDFAELPLTDDELASLRAVGEPEQVAIEVLTEKGAKEAVGTLIAEGMALQGRNDRLRAELSSWTVEPGNTPPDLVPAFARTRRGTTGGELADWGGEKAQFTLRDVSSAPAIVVISTPHENRVNWLNTGQALSRLLLTSTGLTLSASFLNQGVEVPATRQRLAELVGHPYPQLVLRLGHPLGQASEEVPRQAVDEKIVTHALQNPGGDA, via the coding sequence ATGATCTCATCGTATGCTCCTCAGAACCCCTGGAATATTGCGGAAGGAGGGTTTCCCTCGCGCGGTTCCGCCAGCCAGAAGCTGAAGTTTCTGCTGAACTACGCGGTGCTCGCGCCTTCCCTCCACAACACGCAGCCCTGGTCGTTTCGGGTGCTGGACGATGAGGTGGAGTTTTTCGCGGATGCGTCCCGCGCGATGACCGTGCTCGACCCCGAGCATCGGCAACTGGTGATCAGCTGCGGCGCCGCGCTGTTCAACCTTCGGATGGCGATCAAGCATTACGAGCATACGCCGATCGTGCATACCTTCCCGGACCAGGACAAGCCGCATCTGCTGGCGCGGGTGCGCATCGTGGCGCCGGGCGAGGCCACGCCGCTCGAGCAGCAGCTTTTTGCGGCCATCAAAAAACGACGCACCCACCGGGGGGATTTCGCGGAGCTGCCCCTGACGGACGACGAGCTGGCCTCCCTTCGGGCCGTGGGCGAGCCGGAGCAGGTAGCGATCGAGGTGCTCACCGAAAAAGGCGCGAAAGAGGCTGTCGGGACGCTCATCGCCGAAGGGATGGCGTTGCAGGGCCGCAACGATCGGCTGCGTGCCGAGCTGTCGTCATGGACCGTCGAGCCCGGAAACACGCCTCCGGATCTCGTGCCGGCGTTCGCGCGCACGCGCCGCGGCACCACGGGCGGCGAGCTGGCTGACTGGGGCGGAGAAAAAGCCCAGTTTACCCTGCGCGACGTCTCCAGTGCGCCGGCGATCGTCGTCATCAGTACGCCGCACGAGAACCGCGTAAACTGGCTCAATACCGGGCAGGCGCTTTCGCGCTTGCTGCTGACATCGACCGGTCTGACCCTCTCCGCATCCTTCCTCAATCAGGGGGTGGAGGTGCCGGCGACGCGTCAGCGTCTGGCGGAACTCGTGGGGCATCCCTATCCGCAACTGGTTCTTCGGCTGGGCCATCCGCTGGGGCAGGCCTCGGAGGAAGTCCCGCGTCAGGCCGTCGACGAAAAAATCGTGACCCACGCGCTGCAAAATCCCGGCGGCGATGCGTAG
- a CDS encoding PAS domain S-box protein encodes MKSIILSDPDARFSDLEEALTATGFSFEYVAVTESLSRRCVLQQSDLIVLTSVTREVLADCVRIRDNAECFPLVMAIFYEDPSYTAEELLSYNVDDFILAPVTPLRLAGRLTFARARIVKRSESRGVEAALRTSEANARAVLETTVDGVITIDVRGTIQSFNRAAERIFGYTPQEVIGQGIQVLMPQPMRDEHDGYMRSYLETGHAKIIGIGREVQGLRKDGSVFPMDLAVSEVVTNGQRGFTGIVRDISYKRQLERELLRISEQERRRIGQDLHDGLGQMLTGIGLIAQNLARKMERNGAAEASDVAEIARLVKDADQQARTLARGLVPIEFHSNGLSIALERLATNASRMFGIPCSFEEIGEKVHVYDSSVATHLYRIAQEATNNAAKHSEASQIKMLLASGQGQLRLRVQDNGRGIRPRNSDSVGMGLNIMKYRAQMIGGALDLRTSAADGTVITCTVPYANKPDRSDDAYVTEQETI; translated from the coding sequence GTGAAAAGTATCATCTTATCTGATCCGGATGCCCGATTTTCCGATCTGGAAGAGGCGCTGACCGCCACCGGGTTTTCGTTTGAATACGTCGCGGTGACCGAGTCGCTGAGCCGGCGGTGCGTGCTGCAGCAATCGGATTTGATTGTCCTGACGTCGGTCACGAGGGAGGTGTTGGCCGATTGTGTCCGAATACGGGACAATGCCGAGTGTTTTCCGCTCGTGATGGCCATTTTTTATGAAGATCCGAGCTACACCGCGGAGGAGTTGCTCTCGTACAACGTCGACGACTTCATCCTCGCGCCGGTCACCCCGTTGCGTCTCGCCGGCCGGCTGACCTTCGCCCGCGCGCGGATCGTGAAGCGTTCGGAGAGCCGGGGGGTCGAGGCGGCGTTGCGTACCAGCGAAGCCAATGCCCGCGCGGTGCTCGAGACGACGGTCGACGGGGTGATCACGATCGACGTGCGGGGCACCATCCAGTCATTTAACCGGGCCGCGGAGCGGATTTTCGGCTACACCCCGCAGGAGGTGATCGGCCAGGGTATCCAGGTGTTGATGCCGCAGCCGATGCGCGACGAGCACGACGGCTACATGCGGAGTTATCTGGAAACCGGCCACGCCAAGATCATCGGCATCGGGCGGGAGGTGCAGGGGTTGCGGAAGGATGGCAGCGTGTTTCCGATGGATCTGGCGGTGAGCGAAGTGGTGACCAACGGCCAGCGGGGGTTTACCGGCATCGTGCGGGACATCTCGTACAAGCGGCAGCTCGAACGAGAGCTGCTGCGCATCAGCGAGCAGGAGCGCCGGCGGATCGGACAGGATCTGCACGACGGACTCGGGCAGATGCTCACGGGCATTGGCCTGATCGCCCAGAACCTCGCGCGCAAAATGGAGCGCAACGGGGCCGCCGAGGCGTCGGATGTCGCCGAAATCGCGCGACTCGTGAAGGACGCCGATCAGCAGGCGCGGACGCTGGCGCGCGGTCTCGTGCCCATCGAGTTTCACAGCAACGGGTTGTCCATCGCGCTCGAGCGCCTCGCCACGAACGCCTCCCGCATGTTCGGCATTCCCTGTTCGTTCGAGGAGATCGGCGAAAAAGTGCATGTGTACGACAGCTCCGTCGCCACGCATCTTTACCGCATCGCGCAGGAGGCGACCAACAACGCCGCCAAGCACAGCGAGGCCTCCCAGATCAAGATGTTGCTGGCGTCCGGCCAGGGGCAATTGCGGCTCCGCGTGCAGGACAACGGCCGCGGGATACGGCCGCGGAACAGTGACAGTGTGGGGATGGGGCTGAATATCATGAAGTACCGCGCCCAGATGATCGGGGGGGCGCTTGACCTGCGGACCAGTGCCGCGGATGGGACGGTGATTACCTGCACCGTGCCCTACGCCAACAAGCCCGACCGATCGGACGATGCCTACGTGACCGAACAGGAAACCATCTAG
- a CDS encoding response regulator transcription factor → MTYNIIIVDDHPLMRKGLAMTLETESDLKVIGQADSAEDAMELFETMRPHVAIVDISLPGMSGLELIKHLQAIYPNVKIVVVSRHDESLYAERAIRAGARGYVMKMEAGDVIVQAVHRVLSGGIYVSPDINERLLMGMLAGRRSQGTSPMEVLSDRELEVFELTGRGLTTREISERLHLSIKTVESYRARIKSKLDLDNATELLQHAIQWVESVGAG, encoded by the coding sequence ATGACGTACAACATCATCATTGTGGACGATCACCCCCTCATGCGGAAGGGGTTGGCGATGACGCTCGAGACGGAATCCGACTTGAAAGTCATCGGGCAGGCGGACAGCGCGGAAGACGCCATGGAGCTGTTCGAAACGATGCGGCCTCACGTGGCGATCGTGGACATCTCGCTGCCCGGCATGAGCGGGCTCGAACTCATCAAGCATCTCCAGGCGATCTACCCGAACGTAAAGATCGTCGTCGTCTCGCGACACGACGAATCGCTGTATGCGGAGCGCGCCATCCGTGCCGGCGCCCGGGGTTACGTGATGAAGATGGAGGCCGGCGACGTGATCGTGCAGGCCGTGCACCGCGTGCTCAGCGGCGGGATCTACGTGAGCCCCGATATCAACGAGCGGCTGCTGATGGGGATGCTCGCCGGCCGGCGTTCGCAGGGCACCTCCCCGATGGAGGTCCTCTCCGACCGTGAACTCGAGGTCTTCGAACTGACCGGGCGCGGCCTCACCACCCGCGAGATCTCCGAACGGCTGCACCTCTCGATCAAGACGGTCGAATCCTACCGCGCGCGCATCAAGAGCAAACTCGATCTCGACAACGCGACCGAACTGCTGCAGCACGCTATCCAGTGGGTCGAGAGCGTCGGGGCCGGCTGA
- the ccoN gene encoding cytochrome-c oxidase, cbb3-type subunit I — protein sequence METGTRIGQAGIESERSDYQLFTYDEGIVRMFVWATFIWGLVGMLVGVIIALQLPFWPANLGEYLSFGRLRPLHTNAVIFAFAGNAIFAAIYYSTQRLTKARMFNDLMSRVHFWGWQTIIVSAAITLPLGITTSKEYAELEWPIDILITLVWVVFAINFFMTLKRRREQHLYVALWFYMATIITVAVLHIGNSLAMPASLFKSYPIYAGVQDAFIQWWYGHNAVAFFLTTPFLGLMYYFLPKAADRPVFSYRLSIVHFWSLVFIYIWAGPHHLNYTALPEWAATLGMVFSVMLWMPSWGGMINGLFTLRGAWHKLRDSVVLKMYVIGITFYGMSTFEGPLLSVKAVNALSHYTDWTIGHVHAGALGWNGFMTFGMIYWLLPRLWRTELWSQKLATAHFWVGTIGMLLYVFSMYTAGVTQGLMWRAFDEAGRLTYPDFIETVVQIVPMYWVRLIGGLLYFSGVVLMGINMIQTVRSAPKELPDPAFALPAVQS from the coding sequence ATGGAAACTGGCACCCGAATCGGGCAAGCAGGCATCGAATCCGAACGATCGGATTACCAGCTGTTCACCTACGACGAGGGCATTGTCCGGATGTTTGTCTGGGCGACGTTTATCTGGGGTCTCGTCGGCATGCTGGTGGGGGTCATCATCGCCCTCCAACTTCCTTTCTGGCCCGCCAACCTGGGCGAGTATTTGAGCTTCGGCCGGTTGAGGCCGCTTCATACCAACGCCGTCATTTTTGCGTTTGCAGGCAATGCGATCTTTGCTGCGATCTATTATTCGACGCAGCGGCTGACCAAGGCCCGCATGTTCAACGACCTGATGAGCCGCGTGCACTTCTGGGGATGGCAGACCATCATCGTCTCGGCCGCCATCACCCTGCCGCTCGGCATCACGACCAGCAAGGAATATGCGGAGCTGGAATGGCCGATCGACATCCTGATCACGCTGGTGTGGGTGGTTTTCGCCATCAACTTTTTTATGACCCTCAAGAGGCGGCGTGAGCAGCATCTGTACGTGGCGTTGTGGTTCTACATGGCCACGATCATCACGGTGGCGGTGCTGCACATCGGCAACAGCCTGGCCATGCCGGCGAGCCTGTTCAAGAGTTATCCGATTTACGCCGGCGTACAGGACGCCTTCATCCAGTGGTGGTACGGCCACAATGCGGTCGCCTTCTTTCTGACGACGCCTTTCCTGGGGCTGATGTACTACTTCCTCCCGAAAGCGGCCGATCGCCCGGTGTTCTCGTACCGGCTGTCGATCGTTCACTTCTGGAGCCTCGTGTTCATCTACATCTGGGCCGGCCCGCACCACCTCAACTACACGGCGCTGCCGGAGTGGGCGGCGACGCTCGGGATGGTGTTTTCGGTCATGTTGTGGATGCCGAGCTGGGGCGGCATGATCAACGGCCTCTTTACGCTGCGCGGCGCCTGGCACAAGCTGCGTGACAGCGTGGTGCTGAAAATGTATGTGATCGGCATCACGTTCTACGGGATGTCGACCTTCGAGGGGCCGCTGCTTTCGGTCAAGGCCGTCAACGCGCTCAGCCACTACACGGACTGGACGATCGGTCACGTACACGCCGGCGCGCTGGGCTGGAACGGTTTTATGACGTTCGGGATGATCTACTGGCTGCTGCCGCGTCTGTGGCGCACCGAGCTGTGGAGCCAGAAGCTGGCCACCGCGCACTTCTGGGTGGGCACGATCGGCATGCTGCTGTACGTGTTCTCGATGTACACCGCCGGCGTGACCCAGGGCCTCATGTGGCGCGCCTTCGACGAAGCCGGCCGGTTGACGTATCCGGACTTCATCGAAACGGTGGTCCAGATCGTCCCGATGTACTGGGTGCGTCTGATCGGCGGACTCCTCTACTTCTCCGGCGTCGTCCTGATGGGGATCAACATGATCCAGACGGTGCGCAGCGCGCCCAAGGAATTGCCCGATCCGGCGTTCGCGCTGCCGGCGGTCCAGTCTTAA
- the ccoO gene encoding cytochrome-c oxidase, cbb3-type subunit II, with amino-acid sequence MAKRIIETEGAHRKLEGWPLLFSVLIGISILIGGAVEFIPLVLVSTNVPKISTVTPYTPLEVAGRDIYIREGCNNCHSQQVRPFRDEIERYGDYSKPGEFVYDHPFLWGSKRSGPDLARVGGKYPDLWHVRHMEDPRSTSPRSLMPPYYWLLSKEADLDALPAKLRALSRVGVPYTDQEIAQATATARQQAQQIAAGVASQGGPAGLESKEIVALVSYLQRLGKDLKAAPEYQSAGGTP; translated from the coding sequence ATGGCAAAACGCATTATAGAGACCGAAGGCGCGCACCGAAAGCTCGAGGGCTGGCCGCTGCTCTTCTCCGTGTTGATCGGGATCTCCATCCTGATCGGCGGCGCGGTCGAGTTCATTCCGCTGGTGCTCGTTTCCACCAACGTCCCGAAGATTTCCACGGTGACGCCGTACACGCCGCTGGAAGTCGCCGGCCGCGACATCTACATCCGCGAAGGGTGCAACAACTGCCATTCGCAGCAGGTCCGTCCCTTCCGCGACGAGATCGAACGGTATGGCGACTACTCCAAGCCGGGTGAGTTCGTGTACGACCACCCGTTCCTCTGGGGCTCGAAACGTTCCGGTCCGGACCTCGCCCGCGTGGGCGGGAAATACCCGGACCTGTGGCATGTGCGCCACATGGAAGATCCGCGCTCGACGAGTCCGCGTTCGCTGATGCCGCCCTACTACTGGCTGCTCAGCAAGGAGGCGGACCTGGATGCCCTACCGGCGAAGCTCCGGGCGCTGAGCCGGGTGGGCGTGCCCTACACCGATCAGGAGATCGCGCAGGCGACGGCCACGGCGCGCCAGCAGGCGCAGCAAATCGCCGCCGGCGTGGCGTCCCAGGGCGGTCCGGCCGGCCTGGAATCCAAAGAGATCGTCGCGCTCGTTTCCTATCTCCAGCGCCTCGGGAAAGACCTCAAGGCCGCGCCGGAATATCAATCTGCAGGAGGTACGCCATGA
- a CDS encoding cbb3-type cytochrome c oxidase subunit 3: protein MMKDAIRALETGALAEIGLIAFVVAFVLILVYTFSLSARFRDAAKSMPLNDSEPIPTETNHA, encoded by the coding sequence ATGATGAAGGATGCCATTCGCGCGCTGGAAACCGGCGCGCTGGCGGAAATAGGGCTCATCGCTTTTGTGGTGGCGTTCGTGCTGATCCTGGTCTACACCTTTTCGTTGTCCGCCCGGTTTCGCGACGCCGCCAAGAGCATGCCCCTGAACGATTCTGAACCCATTCCAACCGAGACGAACCATGCCTGA
- a CDS encoding c-type cytochrome, translating to MPETPSHAPDGTTGGDDAIIRGHNYDGIKEYDNPMPGWWVWIFVLSVIFAPIYVLGVHVFGFLDSYEDDLAQGREELQVMRHAYAEANPDAAVDASSLDALVANPEMVEAGAAHFAAQCAACHGMQGQGLIGPNLTDNYWIHGAANSAIFDVITKGVLEKGMPPWEAVFSPEERAELVAFIKSIQGTNPPNPKAPEGEAV from the coding sequence ATGCCTGAAACGCCCAGCCACGCGCCTGACGGTACGACCGGCGGCGACGACGCGATCATTCGCGGGCACAATTATGACGGAATCAAGGAGTATGACAATCCGATGCCCGGATGGTGGGTCTGGATTTTCGTGCTCTCCGTGATCTTCGCACCGATTTACGTCCTCGGTGTCCACGTCTTCGGATTCCTCGACTCCTACGAGGACGACCTGGCGCAGGGCCGCGAGGAATTGCAGGTGATGCGGCACGCCTACGCCGAAGCCAACCCCGACGCCGCCGTCGATGCCAGCTCCCTGGATGCGCTGGTGGCGAATCCGGAGATGGTCGAAGCCGGCGCGGCGCACTTCGCGGCGCAATGCGCGGCCTGCCACGGGATGCAGGGCCAGGGATTGATCGGTCCGAATCTGACCGATAACTACTGGATCCATGGCGCGGCGAATTCCGCCATCTTCGATGTCATTACCAAGGGCGTCCTAGAAAAAGGGATGCCGCCCTGGGAAGCCGTCTTCTCCCCGGAAGAACGCGCCGAACTGGTGGCCTTCATCAAGTCGATCCAGGGCACCAATCCGCCCAACCCCAAAGCTCCTGAAGGCGAAGCCGTCTAG
- the ccoG gene encoding cytochrome c oxidase accessory protein CcoG has protein sequence MKRSEQSTPFVTEAPRILESPEEVLSTLGADGKRRWIYPVSSPGRYFNWRRIVGYVLVVLYLALPVIHIGGKPAVMLDFVHREFALFGLTFYPTDTLLLLGFGVSMVLVVIIGTALLGRVWCGWACPQTVYLEFVFRPIERLIEGKEHVRSRRDAGPMNWDKAWRKGLKLSIYLLIALLLAHTFVAYFVGWQTLIDWMLDPPGEHFGFFGMMALTTGLILYDFGYFREQMCTIACPYARMQSVLLDPDSLIVSYDPGRGEPRAKRSRKTMEEEAAGVRPAQGDCIDCLACVRTCPTGIDIRNGLQMECIACTQCIDACDSIMDKIGKPRGLVRYTSEHALAGKESRLFRPRTILYTLLIGLVSTLFVVGLVLRSDYDINVGRVTGSPFTELPDGSIANRLRFRVRNQTGATTTMTITGLPKDQIEMRFVGVHPMPIQPGEMIRLEAWVVVQPDYFKTSTSRETTFDVSFSDGVTETVSFPLLGPSAHEPANN, from the coding sequence ATGAAACGTTCCGAACAGTCAACTCCGTTTGTAACCGAGGCGCCCCGGATTCTGGAGTCTCCCGAAGAGGTGCTCAGCACGCTGGGCGCCGACGGGAAACGGCGCTGGATCTATCCGGTATCCAGCCCGGGCCGGTACTTCAACTGGCGCCGGATCGTGGGCTACGTGCTCGTGGTGCTGTACCTGGCGCTCCCCGTGATCCACATCGGCGGCAAGCCGGCGGTCATGCTGGATTTCGTGCATCGGGAGTTCGCCCTGTTCGGCCTGACGTTTTACCCGACCGATACCCTGCTTCTCCTCGGCTTCGGGGTGAGCATGGTGCTGGTGGTGATCATCGGCACCGCCCTGCTCGGCCGCGTCTGGTGTGGATGGGCCTGTCCGCAAACCGTATATCTCGAGTTTGTGTTCAGGCCCATCGAACGCCTGATCGAGGGGAAGGAGCACGTGCGGTCGCGCCGCGACGCCGGCCCGATGAACTGGGACAAGGCCTGGCGCAAGGGGCTCAAGCTCAGCATCTATCTGCTGATCGCGCTCCTGCTCGCCCACACCTTCGTGGCGTATTTCGTGGGGTGGCAGACGCTGATCGACTGGATGCTGGATCCGCCCGGCGAACACTTCGGATTTTTCGGGATGATGGCCCTGACGACGGGGTTGATCCTGTACGATTTCGGCTACTTCCGCGAGCAGATGTGCACGATCGCGTGCCCGTATGCCCGCATGCAGTCGGTGCTCCTCGATCCCGACTCCCTGATCGTTTCGTACGACCCCGGGCGCGGCGAGCCGCGCGCCAAGCGGTCCCGCAAGACGATGGAGGAAGAGGCCGCCGGCGTGCGGCCGGCTCAGGGCGACTGCATCGACTGCCTCGCGTGCGTCCGCACCTGCCCGACGGGGATCGACATCCGCAACGGCCTGCAGATGGAATGCATCGCCTGCACGCAGTGCATCGACGCGTGCGATTCCATTATGGACAAGATCGGCAAGCCGCGCGGCCTCGTACGGTATACGTCCGAACATGCGCTCGCCGGCAAGGAGTCCCGGCTCTTCCGCCCGCGAACCATCCTCTACACCCTGCTGATCGGGCTGGTGTCGACCCTCTTCGTCGTCGGGCTCGTGCTGCGCTCGGATTACGATATCAATGTCGGGCGCGTGACGGGTTCGCCGTTCACCGAACTGCCGGACGGCTCCATCGCAAACCGGCTGCGTTTCCGCGTGCGCAACCAGACCGGCGCCACGACGACGATGACGATCACCGGCTTGCCGAAGGATCAGATCGAAATGCGGTTCGTCGGCGTGCACCCGATGCCGATCCAGCCGGGCGAGATGATCCGGCTCGAGGCCTGGGTTGTCGTCCAGCCCGACTATTTCAAAACATCCACCAGCCGCGAAACGACCTTTGACGTGTCGTTTTCCGACGGTGTCACCGAAACGGTTTCGTTTCCCTTACTCGGTCCGTCCGCGCATGAACCAGCCAACAACTAA
- a CDS encoding FixH family protein yields the protein MNQPTTNGHAGTPHSGWQWPAFVIALLLTSVVTMSIVVFLARSDGGAQVIDDYYQKAVDYDVRRAEQARSDALGWSAAIEVTAHAEGRLVRCVIRDSAGAAVPGLNVTLTAYRPQFVDARAEVTLAATSTPGTYEAIASLEGEGLWDFYVRATTDTSAFITNVRTEL from the coding sequence ATGAACCAGCCAACAACTAACGGCCACGCCGGCACGCCCCATTCCGGCTGGCAGTGGCCCGCGTTTGTGATCGCTCTGCTCCTCACGAGCGTGGTCACGATGAGCATCGTGGTCTTTCTGGCGCGTTCCGACGGCGGGGCGCAGGTGATCGACGACTACTACCAGAAGGCCGTCGACTACGACGTCCGGCGCGCGGAGCAGGCCCGCAGCGACGCCCTGGGATGGAGCGCCGCCATCGAGGTCACCGCGCACGCGGAGGGTCGGCTCGTGCGCTGCGTCATCCGCGATAGCGCCGGCGCGGCCGTGCCGGGCCTGAACGTGACGCTGACCGCCTACCGCCCCCAGTTTGTGGACGCCCGCGCCGAAGTGACGCTGGCAGCTACCTCGACGCCCGGCACCTACGAAGCCATCGCATCGCTCGAAGGGGAGGGGCTCTGGGATTTTTATGTCCGGGCGACCACCGATACCTCCGCCTTCATCACGAACGTTCGCACCGAGCTCTAG